The DNA window CGGCCTGGCCCCTTCCCCCTCTCTCCCCGGGCAGGACCCGGTGGCTGCGTGGCTGGAGGAGCGGGCGGTGCGCTGGGAGGCGCTGAGGGCGTGGTTCGCGGAGGACGGCGGGGCGCGGCGGCTGCATGACGTCGCGCGGGAGGCCGTCGTCGCGCTGCTGGAGTCGCTCGACCGGATCGCCGACGCGCGGCGGCGACCGGCGGGCGCCGCCGCCGACTTCCGCGCCCTGGCGCGCTGGTTCGCCACCGCCCCCACCGAGGATGACGCCCACCGGCTGTGGGACGCCGCGTTCGGGCTGGCCCCCGCCCGGCACGCGCACCTCGGGCACGCCGACGCCGAACTCGTCCCCGCCGGGGTGCCGTGGGCGCGGGCGGAGCCGGTCGAGGTGTCGGCGCTGCTGCGGTCGCGGGGGCGTACCGAGCGGGTGGGCCGTACCGGCAAGGTCCGCGACGTGACGGCCCTGCGCGCCGAGCGCCGCGCCCGCGCCGCGAGGGAACGCGCCGCGCTGGAGACCGCCTGGTCCTCCCTGGCCACGACCATCAGCGGCGCCACTCCGGCCCACGGCGGCGGGCGTACGTCAGCAGGCCCCGGCGAGCCGGCGGCGTCCGGGACCGGTGCGATGCGGTTGTCGCGGCTGGGCGAGCTCGACCACGCCGGGCTCGCCCGCCTGCTCGACCTCATCGGACGCGCCCTGGCCGAACGCCCCGACGCCGCCGGGTTCCGCCGCGCGGCCACCGCCGACGGCCGGATCGAGATCGTGCTGCGCGACCCGGAGGACGGCGCGGTGGCGGAGCTGCGTACCCCGGAGGGCTCTTTCCTGGGCCCCGACTACCTCATCGACCTGCACGCCGCCGGCGGCCACGGGTGCGAGACGACCCCGGCCCCCCACAGCCGGGCGGTGGGGGCGTGAACGGCCGCGCCAACCAGCTCGTACGGGCCGAGAAGGAGGAGATCGCACGGGCCGTCAGGACGCTGCTCGGCCGCCCCCTGGTGTCCCGGCACGCCGACCCGGCCGCGTTCGAGCTGGTCAGG is part of the Nonomuraea coxensis DSM 45129 genome and encodes:
- a CDS encoding TIGR02677 family protein, with amino-acid sequence MAEPPRVPPELFRFATTERADLHIAVLHAFAEAAGRLETALTPAALRALLPPEAGGERDVAAALRRLTAWGLLDVVFDHTGGFGTAEAYRRESPQYALTRRGEAALAALRHATAALPSSERSSGMSSETSSGASSGASSGASSGGTAEMSSGASSESFSGSPSGALHTAVLDAVADRLRELDDLLRDADPGHDRRVFTALRELECHFDGLRADAGRFTAELRRLLRPGTPAPDGPPAGAAVTYLQETVTYLQEYATGLDQRWDAIKQALESVARHGVNVLHTRALAGANLPPSRAEVSSSRGGLAPSPSLPGQDPVAAWLEERAVRWEALRAWFAEDGGARRLHDVAREAVVALLESLDRIADARRRPAGAAADFRALARWFATAPTEDDAHRLWDAAFGLAPARHAHLGHADAELVPAGVPWARAEPVEVSALLRSRGRTERVGRTGKVRDVTALRAERRARAARERAALETAWSSLATTISGATPAHGGGRTSAGPGEPAASGTGAMRLSRLGELDHAGLARLLDLIGRALAERPDAAGFRRAATADGRIEIVLRDPEDGAVAELRTPEGSFLGPDYLIDLHAAGGHGCETTPAPHSRAVGA